The following are encoded in a window of Solibacillus sp. FSL R7-0668 genomic DNA:
- a CDS encoding putative polysaccharide biosynthesis protein, which translates to MFVIFISKCFGFLYRMQFMRIAGEEVVGLYMTAYPTFIFFISLIQLGIPIAVSKLIAQYDATRKNEQTAAVMASAIKLSIISIIVFTPIVLLSTPFIAKTLLHNENLILTLYISVFTIPLVIVSSLIKAYLQGLAKIAPTAWAQLLEQVVRIGLIMAVLPYFVSTSPAKTAAAAMGITAIGEIFSLLFLSYFYFRAKRKHAITKKSNSSFTKPIMQIALPSAGSKLFGTFTWFLEPIVFLKALTVAGLTAGAATTLYGVISGVHIPLLLFPAFIPSALSIILVPAVSSALARNDLPLLTKRVSHSLRLSSLVGCIAATVFFIHGDELVTVLFHLEENRGYMKVLAPIFYFYYIQSPLHAILQAMDEAQAAMMNSIYGGLGKLFLLFFLASQPEIQEFGAIIAIGFGVLITSFLHIASIKQQPKIRVGFRFFILPYSVFIVTAAVLPTYTHQYPLTIQIMITLVVTVVLLLLTKQIRIQDILYIRTIFSRS; encoded by the coding sequence ATGTTCGTCATTTTCATATCTAAATGTTTTGGATTTCTTTACCGCATGCAATTTATGCGTATCGCAGGTGAAGAAGTTGTCGGGCTCTACATGACCGCCTATCCGACATTTATCTTTTTTATTTCTCTTATTCAATTAGGGATTCCGATTGCTGTGTCAAAGCTTATCGCTCAATATGATGCGACACGCAAAAACGAGCAAACTGCAGCTGTTATGGCAAGCGCTATTAAACTATCTATCATTTCCATTATCGTATTTACACCAATCGTCTTACTCAGTACGCCTTTTATCGCAAAAACATTATTACATAATGAAAATTTAATTTTGACACTTTATATTAGCGTCTTCACGATTCCACTTGTCATCGTATCAAGTCTCATAAAAGCATACTTACAAGGGTTAGCTAAAATTGCGCCTACCGCTTGGGCACAACTGCTTGAGCAAGTTGTTCGAATCGGACTAATCATGGCTGTTTTGCCGTATTTTGTTTCAACATCCCCTGCCAAAACCGCTGCAGCAGCAATGGGGATTACTGCGATTGGTGAAATTTTTTCATTATTATTTTTAAGCTACTTTTACTTCCGAGCAAAACGAAAACATGCAATAACTAAAAAATCTAATTCTTCTTTCACGAAACCGATTATGCAAATTGCTTTACCCTCTGCTGGGAGTAAATTATTCGGCACATTTACCTGGTTTTTAGAGCCGATTGTTTTTTTAAAGGCGTTGACTGTTGCTGGGCTAACTGCTGGTGCAGCCACTACACTATACGGGGTAATTTCTGGTGTACATATCCCATTATTATTATTCCCGGCATTCATTCCAAGTGCGTTATCAATTATACTTGTACCTGCTGTTAGTAGCGCCTTGGCACGCAATGATTTGCCCCTACTCACAAAACGAGTTAGCCATTCCTTAAGACTCAGCTCTCTCGTTGGCTGTATTGCTGCTACCGTATTCTTCATACATGGAGACGAATTGGTCACTGTTTTGTTTCATTTAGAAGAAAATCGAGGCTACATGAAAGTTTTAGCACCTATTTTTTATTTTTATTATATTCAAAGTCCACTACATGCCATTTTACAGGCGATGGACGAGGCACAAGCCGCTATGATGAACTCGATTTATGGTGGTCTCGGCAAACTGTTTTTATTATTTTTCCTTGCGTCTCAGCCGGAAATTCAAGAATTTGGTGCTATTATTGCCATTGGTTTTGGCGTGTTAATCACGTCCTTTCTACACATCGCCTCCATTAAGCAACAGCCCAAAATTCGTGTAGGCTTCCGATTTTTTATTTTGCCCTATAGTGTATTTATCGTTACAGCAGCAGTTTTGCCTACCTACACGCACCAATATCCACTGACAATTCAAATTATGATAACACTTGTCGTTACCGTTGTATTACTTCTTCTTACAAAACAAATTCGCATTCAAGATATTTTATACATTCGGACGATCTTTTCGCGCTCGTAA
- a CDS encoding DUF421 domain-containing protein, whose protein sequence is MNDYLLISGRTIFLYIILLVVFRLMGKREVGELSIVDLAIFVLMAEVAALALDDLNHDLVKDILPIGVLFLIQYVNSWFILKNKKLRDFIEGDPTLIIRDGWLCEAEMKKQRYNLDDLLQQLREQGVSTVQDVAYAFLEQSGKLSIYLKDQDPVILPLVLDGYVDQRHLKIINKDVAWLEHELMLQGYTNIRDIFYCSYDHGKWFVQLRARKDRPNV, encoded by the coding sequence ATGAATGATTATTTACTGATTAGTGGTAGAACAATCTTTTTATATATTATTTTACTTGTTGTTTTTCGCTTAATGGGCAAGCGAGAAGTTGGCGAATTGAGCATTGTCGACTTGGCAATTTTTGTTTTAATGGCAGAAGTGGCAGCACTTGCTTTGGATGATTTGAATCATGATTTAGTGAAGGATATATTACCAATTGGTGTATTATTTCTCATTCAGTATGTGAATTCCTGGTTTATTTTAAAAAATAAAAAGTTACGTGATTTTATTGAAGGCGACCCGACCTTAATCATTCGTGACGGCTGGCTTTGTGAAGCTGAAATGAAAAAGCAGCGCTATAATTTAGATGATTTGCTACAGCAATTACGTGAGCAGGGTGTGAGCACTGTACAGGATGTGGCCTATGCATTTTTAGAGCAGTCTGGAAAATTGTCCATCTATCTAAAGGACCAAGACCCGGTAATTTTACCACTTGTACTAGATGGATATGTGGATCAGCGACATTTGAAAATTATTAATAAAGATGTAGCTTGGCTTGAGCACGAACTGATGCTACAAGGTTATACTAATATTAGAGATATTTTTTATTGTAGCTATGATCATGGAAAGTGGTTTGTCCAATTACGAGCGCGAAAAGATCGTCCGAATGTATAA
- the yajC gene encoding preprotein translocase subunit YajC produces MDALVQFLPIIVMFIAMWFILIRPAQKRQKATAQMQNSLKRGDKVVTVGGLHGEVDAIEDTTVYLLVDGNTRLKFERQAIGRVESV; encoded by the coding sequence ATGGATGCTTTAGTACAATTTTTACCGATTATCGTAATGTTCATTGCGATGTGGTTCATATTAATTCGACCAGCACAAAAACGTCAAAAAGCAACGGCACAAATGCAAAATAGTTTAAAACGTGGCGATAAAGTCGTTACAGTTGGTGGATTACATGGTGAAGTCGACGCAATTGAAGATACAACTGTATATTTATTAGTTGATGGTAACACACGTTTAAAATTCGAACGCCAAGCAATTGGTCGTGTAGAATCAGTGTAA
- the tgt gene encoding tRNA guanosine(34) transglycosylase Tgt, producing the protein MTETKKQPPIRYELIKTCAQTGARLGIVHTPHGSFETPTFMPVGTQATVKSMSPEELKEMNAGIILSNTYHLWLRPGNDIVKEAGGLHKFMNWDRPILTDSGGFQVFSLSKFRKIEEEGVHFRNHLNGDKLFLSPEKAMEIQNDLGSDIMMAFDECPPFPATYEYMEASVDRTTRWAKRCKEAHQRPDEQGLFGIIQGGEYEALRRKSAEALVELDFPGYAIGGLSVGEPKEIMNKVLDFTAPMMPADKPRYLMGVGSPDSLIDGAIRGIDMFDCVLPTRIARNGTLMTSEGRMVIKNAKYAKDFTPIDETCDCYTCKNYTRAYVRHLMRTEETFGLRLTSYHNLRFLIKTMEQVREAIREDRLGDFKEEFFEKYGYNKPNAKNF; encoded by the coding sequence ATGACAGAAACAAAAAAACAACCACCCATTCGTTATGAATTAATTAAGACATGTGCGCAAACAGGGGCGCGTTTAGGCATTGTGCATACACCACATGGCTCATTTGAAACCCCAACATTTATGCCTGTAGGAACACAGGCGACGGTTAAGTCAATGAGCCCAGAAGAATTAAAAGAGATGAATGCAGGTATCATCCTATCGAACACCTATCATTTATGGTTACGTCCTGGGAATGATATCGTAAAAGAAGCGGGCGGATTACACAAATTCATGAACTGGGATCGTCCAATTTTAACGGATTCAGGCGGTTTCCAAGTATTCTCTTTATCCAAGTTCCGTAAAATTGAAGAAGAAGGCGTTCATTTCCGTAACCACTTAAACGGCGATAAATTATTTTTATCTCCTGAAAAAGCGATGGAAATTCAAAACGACTTAGGCTCAGATATTATGATGGCGTTTGATGAGTGTCCACCATTCCCAGCCACTTATGAATATATGGAGGCCTCTGTAGACCGTACAACGCGTTGGGCAAAACGCTGTAAGGAAGCGCACCAGCGTCCAGATGAGCAGGGCTTATTTGGGATTATTCAAGGGGGCGAGTATGAGGCATTGCGTCGCAAATCTGCTGAAGCACTCGTTGAATTAGACTTCCCAGGCTATGCGATTGGTGGTTTATCAGTAGGCGAGCCAAAAGAAATTATGAACAAAGTATTAGATTTTACTGCACCTATGATGCCAGCAGACAAGCCACGTTATTTAATGGGCGTCGGTTCTCCTGACTCACTTATTGACGGTGCGATTCGTGGGATTGATATGTTTGACTGTGTGTTGCCGACACGAATTGCTCGTAATGGTACATTAATGACGTCAGAGGGGCGTATGGTTATTAAAAACGCGAAGTATGCTAAAGACTTTACACCAATTGACGAAACATGTGATTGTTATACTTGTAAAAATTATACACGTGCGTATGTGCGTCACTTAATGCGTACAGAAGAAACATTTGGTTTACGCTTAACGTCTTACCATAACTTACGCTTCTTAATTAAAACAATGGAGCAAGTTCGTGAGGCGATTCGTGAAGATCGTTTAGGTGATTTTAAAGAGGAATTCTTTGAGAAGTATGGCTATAATAAGCCCAATGCAAAAAACTTCTAA
- the queA gene encoding tRNA preQ1(34) S-adenosylmethionine ribosyltransferase-isomerase QueA — protein sequence MKVEDFDFHLPEQLIAQTPLLDRTASRLMVVNPDSLALEHHKFGHILDELNEGDCLVLNDTRVLPARLMGEKEGTGAHIELLLLKQTNDDEWETLVKPAKRVKVGTVVTFGNGLLTATCTGELDHGGRTFKFEYDGIFYEILDQLGEMPLPPYIREKLDDQDRYQTVFAKERGSAAAPTAGLHFTEELLEAIKAKGVKVVFITLHVGLGTFRPVSVDSIEDHDMHSEFYSVSEEAAATIQGVKDAGGKVISVGTTSTRTLETVARDHGGKIVASQGWTNIFIFPGFTYQAIDGLITNFHLPKSTLVMLVSALASKETIMNAYEKAVEEKYRFFSFGDAMFIRPKK from the coding sequence ATGAAAGTAGAAGATTTTGATTTTCATTTACCAGAACAATTAATTGCCCAAACCCCATTATTAGACCGTACTGCGAGTCGCTTAATGGTTGTCAATCCGGATTCTCTAGCACTGGAACATCATAAATTCGGACATATTTTAGATGAATTAAACGAAGGGGATTGTCTTGTATTAAATGATACACGTGTTTTACCTGCTCGTTTAATGGGTGAAAAAGAAGGAACAGGGGCGCATATCGAGCTGTTATTATTAAAGCAAACGAATGACGATGAGTGGGAAACATTAGTGAAACCTGCAAAGCGTGTCAAAGTGGGCACAGTTGTGACGTTTGGTAATGGCTTATTAACCGCAACTTGTACAGGTGAGTTAGATCATGGTGGACGTACATTCAAATTTGAGTACGACGGCATTTTTTATGAAATATTAGACCAATTAGGTGAAATGCCATTACCACCATACATTCGCGAAAAATTAGACGACCAAGATCGCTATCAAACGGTCTTCGCAAAAGAGCGCGGTTCGGCAGCAGCACCAACAGCTGGCCTTCACTTCACAGAAGAATTGCTGGAAGCCATTAAGGCAAAAGGGGTAAAGGTGGTATTCATCACATTACATGTCGGCTTAGGTACATTCCGTCCGGTAAGTGTGGATTCCATTGAGGACCATGATATGCACTCCGAGTTTTACAGCGTATCTGAGGAAGCAGCTGCCACGATTCAAGGAGTGAAAGATGCTGGCGGTAAAGTGATTTCTGTTGGCACAACTTCAACACGTACATTAGAAACTGTTGCGCGTGATCATGGCGGTAAAATCGTAGCTTCACAAGGCTGGACAAATATCTTCATTTTCCCGGGCTTTACCTATCAAGCAATCGATGGATTAATTACAAACTTCCATTTACCAAAGTCAACACTAGTCATGCTTGTCAGTGCATTAGCTTCAAAGGAAACGATTATGAATGCCTATGAAAAAGCAGTGGAAGAAAAATATCGCTTCTTTAGCTTTGGTGACGCGATGTTTATTCGTCCGAAGAAGTAA
- the ruvB gene encoding Holliday junction branch migration DNA helicase RuvB, translating into MSDRVLSGQAAEAEQQFELSLRPQRLAQYIGQDKVKENLKIFIEAAKLRQESLDHVLLYGPPGLGKTTLAVVIANEMEVNVKMTSGPAIERPGDLAAILSSLEAGDVLFIDEIHRLPRAIEEVLYSAMEDFCLDIVVGKGPEARSIRLDLPPFTLVGATTRAGALSAPLRDRFGVLARLEYYDEEALAQIVIRSGELFGVELNEQAAYEIARRSRGTPRIANRLLKRVRDYAQVLANGVVSEALAQQALELLQVDPRGLDHIDHKLMQSMIERFGGGPVGLDALAASIGEERITIEDVYEPYLLQIGFIQRTPRGRIATMICYDHFGYPPAQKE; encoded by the coding sequence TTGTCAGACCGTGTACTTTCTGGACAAGCGGCAGAAGCTGAACAGCAATTTGAGCTTTCGTTAAGGCCACAACGCTTGGCGCAATACATAGGCCAAGATAAAGTAAAGGAAAATTTAAAAATCTTTATCGAAGCCGCAAAGCTACGCCAAGAAAGTCTTGACCACGTTCTCCTTTATGGTCCACCAGGTTTAGGGAAAACTACGTTGGCGGTAGTGATTGCCAATGAAATGGAAGTCAATGTCAAAATGACGAGTGGTCCAGCGATTGAACGTCCAGGTGATTTAGCTGCCATATTAAGCTCACTGGAAGCAGGTGATGTTTTATTTATCGATGAAATTCATCGTTTGCCACGTGCCATTGAAGAGGTATTGTATTCGGCAATGGAAGACTTTTGCTTAGATATTGTTGTCGGTAAAGGCCCTGAAGCCCGTTCGATTCGTTTAGACTTGCCACCTTTTACATTGGTCGGTGCAACGACACGTGCAGGTGCTTTATCCGCGCCATTACGTGATCGTTTTGGTGTACTGGCCCGCCTAGAGTATTATGATGAGGAAGCGCTCGCACAAATTGTCATTCGTTCGGGTGAGCTATTTGGCGTTGAACTAAATGAGCAGGCAGCCTATGAAATTGCGCGTCGTTCTCGTGGCACACCGCGTATTGCCAATCGCTTACTAAAGCGTGTACGTGACTATGCACAGGTGTTAGCAAATGGTGTTGTTTCTGAAGCCCTAGCACAGCAGGCTTTGGAATTATTACAGGTCGATCCACGCGGGTTGGATCATATTGATCATAAATTAATGCAGTCCATGATTGAGCGCTTTGGTGGTGGTCCGGTAGGCTTAGATGCATTAGCTGCGTCTATCGGAGAAGAACGTATTACAATTGAAGATGTGTACGAGCCGTATTTACTGCAAATTGGTTTTATTCAGCGTACACCGCGCGGACGGATTGCGACGATGATTTGCTATGACCATTTCGGCTATCCGCCTGCACAAAAAGAATAA
- the ruvA gene encoding Holliday junction branch migration protein RuvA: protein MYDYLKGQVTRITPEYIVLEQQGVGWLLYTPNPYAFRMSASEQQIFVSMQVREDAQNLYGFHSLEQRELFKKLIQVSGIGPKGALAILASGNPTSVIQAIEMEDEAFLVRFPGVGKKTARQMILDLKGKLDMLLDAVELPSTEDELPLFGVNPNKHELEEAMLALVALGYSEKELEKIKSQLDEDENLKTTDAYIKQALKLLLKLK, encoded by the coding sequence ATGTATGATTATTTAAAAGGACAAGTGACGCGAATTACGCCAGAGTATATCGTGTTGGAGCAACAAGGGGTAGGGTGGTTACTTTATACACCAAATCCATATGCTTTTCGAATGTCAGCAAGTGAGCAGCAAATATTCGTATCGATGCAAGTGCGTGAGGATGCACAAAATTTATACGGTTTTCATAGTTTAGAGCAGCGTGAATTATTTAAAAAGCTCATACAAGTGTCAGGCATTGGTCCAAAAGGAGCCTTAGCCATTTTAGCAAGTGGCAATCCGACTTCCGTTATTCAAGCAATTGAAATGGAGGATGAGGCCTTTTTAGTGCGCTTTCCAGGTGTCGGTAAGAAAACAGCGCGTCAAATGATTTTAGATTTAAAGGGCAAGCTGGACATGCTGCTAGATGCGGTTGAATTGCCGAGCACAGAAGATGAGCTCCCATTGTTTGGTGTCAATCCAAATAAACATGAGCTAGAGGAAGCGATGTTAGCATTAGTCGCACTTGGTTATTCTGAAAAAGAGCTAGAAAAAATCAAGTCTCAACTAGATGAAGATGAAAATTTAAAAACGACAGATGCTTACATTAAACAAGCGTTAAAATTATTATTAAAGTTAAAATAA